A single region of the Candidatus Thermokryptus mobilis genome encodes:
- a CDS encoding alkaline phosphatase codes for MKRVKILVLFAFFIFLFSFSLYAQQSLKPKNIILMIGDGMGLAQISAGKTYKGNLNLEKFKVVGLLTTNSCDEYITDSAAGATAMSTGYKTKNVAIGIDCDGERRETVLEYANKIGKATGIVVVCAITHATPAAFVAHVPDRNMQIKIAEQIAKEANADLYLGGGWGWFLPKSKGGKREDGQDLIDTMRRRGYYFISKPEEFYNFNFDKAGKVIGLFAENHPPYAPNRKPTLSEMTKKAIEFLSRDKDGFFLMVEGSQIDWAGHANDSEQILKEMADFDEAIGVALEFAQKDGNTLVIVTADHETGGYAIVGGSVEEKKVEGKFVTKNHTGIMVPVFAFGPGAEAFAGFGDNTLIGKKIFEYLKK; via the coding sequence ATGAAGCGGGTAAAAATTTTAGTTTTGTTCGCTTTTTTTATTTTTTTGTTTTCTTTCAGCTTATATGCTCAGCAATCGCTTAAGCCGAAGAATATAATTTTGATGATCGGTGATGGGATGGGGCTTGCGCAAATAAGCGCTGGGAAAACATATAAGGGAAATTTAAATCTTGAAAAGTTTAAAGTCGTTGGTCTTTTGACGACGAATTCGTGTGATGAATATATAACTGATTCAGCAGCTGGGGCGACTGCGATGAGCACGGGCTATAAAACAAAAAATGTTGCGATTGGGATTGATTGTGATGGTGAGAGAAGGGAAACAGTTCTTGAATATGCGAACAAGATTGGGAAGGCAACGGGTATAGTTGTCGTTTGCGCAATTACTCATGCAACGCCAGCTGCTTTTGTTGCACATGTTCCAGATAGAAACATGCAAATTAAAATTGCCGAACAAATAGCAAAAGAAGCAAATGCTGATCTTTACCTTGGAGGTGGTTGGGGTTGGTTTTTGCCTAAATCAAAGGGTGGAAAGAGAGAGGATGGGCAGGACTTAATTGACACGATGAGAAGAAGAGGATATTATTTTATTTCAAAGCCGGAGGAATTTTACAATTTTAACTTTGATAAAGCAGGTAAGGTTATAGGTTTGTTTGCTGAAAATCATCCGCCTTATGCCCCGAATAGAAAACCGACACTTTCGGAGATGACGAAAAAGGCAATTGAGTTTTTATCAAGGGATAAAGATGGTTTCTTTCTTATGGTTGAGGGTTCTCAGATTGATTGGGCTGGGCATGCAAATGATAGTGAACAAATTTTAAAAGAAATGGCTGATTTTGATGAAGCAATTGGGGTTGCACTTGAATTCGCACAAAAAGATGGAAATACTCTTGTTATAGTCACGGCTGACCATGAAACAGGGGGTTATGCTATTGTCGGTGGCTCGGTAGAAGAAAAGAAAGTTGAAGGGAAATTCGTTACGAAAAATCACACAGGGATAATGGTCCCTGTTTTTGCTTTTGGACCGGGAGCAGAGGCGTTTGCTGGCTTTGGAGATAACACATTGATCGGGAAGAAAATTTTTGAATATCTGAAAAAGTGA
- the ychF gene encoding redox-regulated ATPase YchF, producing MGFKCGIVGLPNVGKSTLFNALTYSSVPAENYPFCTIDPNIGVVPVPDERLKKLGDVFKPRRGITPAVIEFVDIAGLVKGASKGEGLGNQFLAHIREVDAIIHIVRCFEDESVVHVNGSINPRRDIEIVETELILKDIETVQKRIEKIRNIARSGDKKAQHQFEVYESLISHLNGGKFARSFKYNPEDKQIIDELHLLTAKPFIYVANVDEAGLNGNKYVDEVLSIAKEEDVPVVVICAKLEAELAQFPENERMELLKELGLEESGLQKVVKVGYEILDLITFFTGNENEVRAWAVKRGTTAYEAAGKIHSDFQRGFIKAEIMRWDELVKFGSEHALREHGLVKFEGKEYIVQDGDVILFRFQV from the coding sequence ATGGGTTTTAAATGTGGCATCGTTGGTTTGCCAAATGTTGGCAAGTCAACACTTTTTAACGCTTTAACATACTCCAGCGTCCCAGCTGAAAATTATCCCTTTTGCACCATTGACCCGAACATTGGGGTTGTTCCCGTTCCTGATGAGAGATTGAAAAAGCTCGGTGATGTTTTTAAACCAAGGCGAGGGATAACCCCAGCTGTTATTGAATTTGTTGACATAGCTGGGCTTGTCAAAGGGGCAAGCAAAGGTGAGGGTCTCGGAAATCAATTTCTTGCACATATACGAGAGGTTGATGCAATAATTCATATCGTTAGGTGTTTTGAAGATGAAAGTGTTGTCCATGTGAATGGGAGCATAAACCCAAGAAGGGATATTGAGATAGTTGAGACGGAATTGATTTTGAAAGATATTGAGACGGTTCAGAAAAGAATTGAGAAAATTAGAAATATCGCAAGGAGTGGCGATAAGAAAGCACAACATCAGTTTGAAGTTTATGAAAGTTTGATTTCACATTTAAATGGTGGGAAATTTGCTCGCAGTTTTAAGTATAACCCTGAGGATAAACAAATAATTGATGAACTCCACTTATTGACGGCTAAGCCATTTATTTATGTTGCAAATGTTGATGAAGCGGGTTTAAATGGGAATAAATATGTTGATGAGGTTCTTTCCATAGCAAAAGAGGAAGATGTCCCAGTAGTTGTCATTTGTGCTAAGCTTGAAGCTGAGCTTGCGCAATTTCCAGAGAATGAAAGGATGGAGTTGTTAAAGGAACTTGGTCTTGAAGAATCCGGGTTGCAGAAGGTGGTCAAGGTCGGGTATGAAATTCTTGATCTTATAACTTTTTTCACCGGGAATGAAAACGAGGTTAGAGCTTGGGCAGTTAAAAGGGGGACGACTGCTTATGAAGCAGCTGGAAAAATTCATTCCGATTTTCAACGCGGTTTTATAAAAGCTGAGATAATGAGATGGGATGAACTTGTAAAGTTTGGCTCTGAGCATGCGCTTAGAGAACATGGGCTTGTGAAGTTTGAGGGGAAGGAATACATAGTTCAAGATGGTGATGTAATTTTGTTTAGATTTCAGGTCTAA
- a CDS encoding class IV adenylate cyclase, which yields MPRNLEIKVKFDDISLAERIAVEVGAELKDDFIQIDTYFKVGDGRLKMREFNTGGAELIFYRRDETSDKRWSDYRVLKVHNADELKVLLSEALGVDVIVEKKRKVFLYKNARIHIDEVKELGNFIEFEVIDDGGDVDGLMEFLIDKFSLRGSEFVKVSYSDLLKQNQGNK from the coding sequence GTGCCGAGAAATCTTGAGATCAAAGTTAAGTTTGATGATATATCTCTGGCTGAGAGAATAGCTGTTGAAGTTGGAGCTGAACTCAAGGATGATTTCATTCAAATTGATACTTATTTTAAAGTTGGAGATGGTAGATTGAAGATGAGAGAATTTAACACGGGCGGTGCGGAGTTGATTTTTTATCGCAGGGATGAAACAAGCGATAAGCGATGGAGCGATTACCGGGTTTTAAAAGTGCACAATGCGGATGAATTGAAAGTTTTACTTTCGGAAGCGCTCGGCGTAGATGTGATTGTTGAGAAGAAGAGAAAGGTTTTTCTTTACAAGAACGCAAGGATTCACATTGATGAGGTGAAGGAGCTTGGAAATTTCATTGAATTTGAAGTGATTGATGATGGTGGTGATGTTGATGGTTTGATGGAGTTTTTGATTGATAAGTTTTCATTGCGCGGTTCTGAATTTGTGAAGGTATCTTATTCGGATTTGTTAAAACAAAATCAGGGAAATAAATGA